A section of the Methanosarcina mazei S-6 genome encodes:
- a CDS encoding YcdB/YcdC domain-containing protein has product MKFKQICILALILASSIFVAFASEEGGLIFTKEDVKQTKHLDPSTADVNISFEDAKNKLILENPEVITESVHGELIDNENFGIIWRVSSKTANGRSISAGIDASNGDLLFVYDGSKKVRGNNNINKDDALTIAEKYIQSRVSADMINEIELEDVNYKESDADGLPGTYFISYARIIRGIPSLSDGVILRVNAETGEISSYNKRWSMSGEEIALIDKEPSITDEEAIKILKEYMTSVPQIGEEKANTVKVMSSNLVWKENEDDKIHLAWWIKFVDSSFAEDEDHPASVWIDAHSGEILLIAYGRD; this is encoded by the coding sequence ATGAAATTTAAGCAAATTTGTATATTAGCTTTGATACTAGCAAGCTCAATATTTGTGGCTTTTGCTTCTGAAGAGGGAGGGCTAATATTTACAAAAGAAGATGTAAAACAAACAAAACACCTTGATCCATCAACCGCAGACGTAAATATTAGTTTTGAAGATGCAAAAAACAAGCTGATACTAGAAAATCCGGAAGTAATTACTGAATCTGTTCATGGAGAATTAATTGACAACGAAAATTTCGGGATAATCTGGAGAGTGAGTTCGAAAACAGCTAATGGAAGAAGCATCTCAGCAGGGATAGATGCTTCTAATGGAGATCTGCTTTTTGTATATGATGGGTCAAAAAAAGTAAGGGGAAACAATAATATAAATAAAGATGATGCTTTGACAATAGCAGAAAAATATATTCAATCCAGAGTTTCGGCTGATATGATTAATGAGATTGAGCTTGAAGATGTAAATTATAAGGAATCTGATGCAGACGGCCTCCCAGGGACTTATTTTATAAGTTACGCACGGATTATCAGAGGAATACCTTCTCTTTCAGATGGAGTAATTCTTAGAGTTAATGCAGAAACGGGAGAAATTTCAAGCTATAATAAAAGATGGTCTATGTCTGGAGAAGAGATAGCGCTCATTGATAAGGAACCAAGTATTACGGATGAGGAAGCGATTAAAATCCTCAAAGAATACATGACTAGTGTACCACAAATCGGAGAAGAAAAAGCAAATACTGTAAAAGTTATGTCATCCAATCTTGTCTGGAAAGAGAACGAGGACGATAAAATACATCTGGCATGGTGGATTAAGTTCGTGGATTCAAGTTTTGCAGAAGATGAAGACCATCCTGCATCGGTATGGATTGATGCACATTCGGGAGAGATTCTGCTTATTGCTTACGGAAGAGACTGA